One region of Paenibacillus polymyxa M1 genomic DNA includes:
- a CDS encoding glycosyltransferase: MQGPIAIFSDNNRAIDYPNVICFYQYIQCEDTETASVYEDACCCLIDYREPGQAVRKANQIRSQFPQMPLLLVTDVTFPFSDQHMVQIIGVGRLRLLFWQANDTEEIISEIQSLLYPEYSTKSQHVAFILSVYNEEKRFVHVKTFAERLQTFIRSHIIEGSIYLIDDGSHDGTNALIKALEAATDLSVNRINQNLSPLLQTRELGRNTRKAGTYLEGMRTIGADYYVFVDADDSFFIEDIARMINVVQQGYYDVVIGTKDMTAENRSLLRSIVSFGKRVVSRPFLPTGVVDSQTGLKVMSSVAVKRMFPHLKEQLGLALDLEMMFIAKRLQLRVLQLPVKCIDRDGSHIHVWKDSIRFLRSIIEIWRLDRRVR; this comes from the coding sequence GTGCAGGGACCTATAGCCATTTTTAGCGATAACAACAGGGCTATTGATTATCCCAATGTGATTTGTTTTTACCAATATATACAGTGCGAGGACACGGAGACCGCTTCAGTCTACGAGGATGCATGTTGCTGCCTGATTGATTATAGGGAGCCGGGGCAAGCCGTGCGGAAAGCTAATCAGATCCGTAGCCAATTTCCGCAAATGCCATTGCTATTGGTGACGGATGTAACCTTTCCGTTCAGTGATCAGCATATGGTGCAAATTATCGGAGTAGGCCGATTGCGTCTGCTATTTTGGCAAGCCAATGATACCGAAGAAATCATTTCTGAAATACAAAGCTTGCTCTATCCCGAGTATTCGACCAAAAGCCAACATGTTGCATTCATCTTATCTGTATATAACGAAGAGAAACGTTTTGTTCATGTCAAAACCTTTGCTGAGCGACTGCAAACCTTTATCCGTAGCCATATTATAGAGGGTTCGATTTATCTCATTGATGATGGTAGTCACGATGGCACGAATGCCTTGATTAAAGCGCTGGAGGCGGCAACGGACTTGTCCGTAAACCGGATTAACCAGAACCTGAGTCCGCTGCTTCAAACAAGGGAATTGGGACGCAATACGCGTAAGGCAGGGACGTATCTCGAAGGAATGCGGACCATCGGTGCGGATTACTACGTATTTGTGGACGCGGACGATTCCTTTTTTATTGAGGACATTGCCAGAATGATTAATGTTGTTCAGCAGGGCTACTATGATGTTGTGATTGGAACCAAAGATATGACCGCCGAGAATCGCTCTTTATTGCGATCTATCGTCAGCTTTGGCAAAAGGGTCGTTTCTCGCCCCTTTTTACCAACAGGTGTGGTAGATTCCCAGACGGGTCTTAAAGTGATGAGTTCGGTTGCCGTGAAGCGGATGTTTCCACATTTGAAGGAACAACTCGGACTGGCGCTGGATCTGGAGATGATGTTTATTGCCAAGCGACTTCAGCTTCGTGTGCTGCAATTACCCGTCAAATGCATTGACCGAGATGGCTCGCACATTCATGTCTGGAAAGATTCCATTCGTTTTTTGCGCTCTATCATTGAGATTTGGCGACTGGATCGGCGGGTGAGATAA